The DNA sequence AAAAAAAGCAGCAGCAACTGTAATGCTTGTTTCAAAAGGTTATCCCGGTTCTTATGAAAAAAATAAAATAATTTCTTCTTTGGATAAAGTTGACGGAAGTATTGTTTTTCATGCGGGAACAAAACCTGATAATAATAATGTTTTGACAAATGGAGGAAGAGTAATTAGTGTAACTTCAATGGATAAAGACATAAAATTTGCACTAATCAAGTCGTACAGAAATGCTGAAATAATAAATTTTGAAGGAAAATACTACAGAAAAGATATTGGAAAAGAGTTTTTGTATAATTAGCTTCTGTCGAAAAATATATTTTTAGCAGAAACACTTAACGGCAACCCGTAAGCAATTTTTACATCATTACCCATAAGTTTTAGTTCGAGTGCAGCCTGTCCGACCGTAAACATAATTCTATTATCAACTTTATAGTTCATAGCAGTGCTTACTGCCGAACCAATTGTAATTCCCAAATCACCGGTATTGAAAACGCAGGGTATATGTGGATGTTTATCTTTTTCTTGGCAATTTTTAAATCCGCACATTCCGCATTTTTTCAACCCTATAGATTTGATTTTTGTTCCGAAAAGAAGCAATATTTCACAATCAAGAATATTTTTTGCATCGCGAATAAATATGGAATATTCATATTTTTCACCTATTTCATTCATTTTGCCAATAAGTTTTTTTATATCTTCTTTTTCAACAATTGCCATTACAGTATTGTCAATACCTTTCCCTTTTGGTGCGGTTCTGGCTGCAATAAGAATATTTTCTGCAATGTTTTTTATTGCATTTTTTCTTATAGTTTCTTCAAATTTTACAGCCATGATAAATGTTAAGAGATTTTCATTTCTTTGTTCAAAGGAAGAGTGAATTTGAAAGAGGAACCTTTATTTTCTTCACTTTCAACCCATATTTTACCTTTATTTCTTAAAACAAATTCTTTGCAAAGTATAAGTCCTAAGCCGCTTCCCTTTTCATCTTCAGTTCCATAATCGCTGTGATGACCTATTTCAAATAAATTTTCAATGCTGCTTTTCTTTATCCCTATTCCGTTATCTTCCACAGATATCAGAACATCATCATTTTTGCGTTCGGTTATAATTTTAATAAAACCTCCGCTATGTGTAAATTTAATTGCATTTGAAATTAAATTTCTCAGAACCGTATCAACCATGTAATAATCAGCATACACAGTAATATTATCGTAAGCTTTAAAGGTTAGATTAATATTTTTGTTTTTTGCACTTTGACCTAAAAGTTCAATACTGCTATTTACTATTCTTGAAAGTTTGATTTCTTCGGGTTTGAATTCAAGTCGGTTTGTCTGCATTTTAGACCAAAGTAAAAGATTCTCAAGAAGATTGTTGATTCTATGCGCTACTTTATTTAATTGTTCGGTAAGTTCAAGTATTTCTTCTTTTTTCATTTTATCCAAATCTCTTCTCATAATTCTTGCGAAGCTTACGATTGAAGCAAAAGGATTTCTTAAATCATGTGAAATTATTGAAAAGAATTTATCTTTTCTTTCATTTATTTCTCTTAGATTTTCTTCTGATTCAAGTAGTTTTTCATTTAATTCTTTTAATACTTCTTTTTGTTTTTTTAATTTTTCATTTATTTCAATTAATTTTTCATTCGACTTGGCAATATTTTCTTTTTGCTCTTTTAGCAACTTGTTTGAACGTTTTATTATTCTGTAAAAACCAAAACTTAATACCAGTAAAATAAGTGTAGCAATAAATCCGACAAGAAAAAGATTTCGGTATGCTTTTTGTTTTTCAACATTTACTTTGCTCAGGTCATTATTAAATTTCAAAAGCTGATTTTCTTTTTCAAGATTTTCGGTTTCGAAAATTATCTGCATTTTAGTAATTTGTTCAAGCTTTTCTTTATTTAATATTGAATCGAGAAGATTTCCG is a window from the Bacteroidales bacterium genome containing:
- a CDS encoding DUF2148 domain-containing protein, encoding MAVKFEETIRKNAIKNIAENILIAARTAPKGKGIDNTVMAIVEKEDIKKLIGKMNEIGEKYEYSIFIRDAKNILDCEILLLFGTKIKSIGLKKCGMCGFKNCQEKDKHPHIPCVFNTGDLGITIGSAVSTAMNYKVDNRIMFTVGQAALELKLMGNDVKIAYGLPLSVSAKNIFFDRS
- a CDS encoding tetratricopeptide repeat-containing sensor histidine kinase; this translates as MLKNLIILLLFISFSCSSRAVAGNKFDSIEITLKNAKGTDRIKLLNTLSYEYSSVDLKKSLSYAKEALILSSKSKYMLGEAIAMQNLGLSNFYGGNYNKALKYIFNSIQKLQYINNTENTAFSYYLLGLINDNLKNYTKSIDFYNKALKIYEEIKDTLGQAKTFNNIGSVYKDIGEYDDALKYLSKALKIFELKNDIKNISVIYSSIGNVYFLQNNYPNALKSFKNSLTINEQLNDIGGEVINLNNIGEVFKSTGNYDKAMEYFMQSLKYSKQINNISQKLISYNNIAGVYFAINDFKNAYQYKILYGNLLDSILNKEKLEQITKMQIIFETENLEKENQLLKFNNDLSKVNVEKQKAYRNLFLVGFIATLILLVLSFGFYRIIKRSNKLLKEQKENIAKSNEKLIEINEKLKKQKEVLKELNEKLLESEENLREINERKDKFFSIISHDLRNPFASIVSFARIMRRDLDKMKKEEILELTEQLNKVAHRINNLLENLLLWSKMQTNRLEFKPEEIKLSRIVNSSIELLGQSAKNKNINLTFKAYDNITVYADYYMVDTVLRNLISNAIKFTHSGGFIKIITERKNDDVLISVEDNGIGIKKSSIENLFEIGHHSDYGTEDEKGSGLGLILCKEFVLRNKGKIWVESEENKGSSFKFTLPLNKEMKIS